One Tolypothrix bouteillei VB521301 DNA window includes the following coding sequences:
- a CDS encoding UPF0175 family protein yields the protein MSIIIPDEVLQATQMSEPELLTEIAVMLFQKEKFTLGQASRFAKMNQLQFQHLLASRQIPLHYDVAELKEDAKSLEANNWK from the coding sequence ATGAGTATCATCATTCCAGATGAAGTATTGCAAGCAACCCAAATGTCTGAGCCTGAGTTATTGACTGAAATTGCAGTCATGCTTTTTCAAAAGGAAAAATTTACTTTAGGTCAAGCAAGTCGTTTTGCAAAAATGAATCAACTCCAGTTTCAACACTTACTTGCAAGTCGTCAAATTCCTCTCCATTACGATGTTGCCGAACTCAAGGAGGATGCAAAAAGTCTGGAAGCAAATAATTGGAAATGA
- a CDS encoding DUF3368 domain-containing protein: MIVVSDTSPISNLAAIGQLELLQQLYGSVIVPTAVYQEFLNSGETDPAVLAIQTVNWIEIRSVANITLLQTLQNNLDIGEAEAITLAVELNADRLIIDERRGRNEAIRLGLQVTGILGILLAAKQQGLISLMQPLLDDLIANGFWIREQLYAEALKLAGE; this comes from the coding sequence ATGATTGTAGTTAGCGATACATCACCTATTAGTAATTTGGCTGCTATCGGTCAATTAGAATTACTGCAACAACTTTATGGTAGTGTAATTGTTCCTACAGCCGTTTATCAGGAATTTCTCAATTCAGGAGAGACAGATCCCGCTGTTTTGGCGATTCAAACTGTCAACTGGATTGAGATTCGTTCTGTCGCTAATATTACTTTGCTTCAAACTTTGCAAAATAATTTAGATATCGGCGAAGCTGAAGCTATTACCCTTGCTGTTGAATTAAATGCTGATAGATTAATTATAGATGAACGAAGAGGTAGAAATGAAGCAATTAGGTTGGGTCTTCAAGTAACTGGAATATTGGGGATATTGCTAGCAGCAAAACAACAAGGATTAATTTCGTTGATGCAGCCATTATTAGACGATTTGATTGCTAATGGCTTCTG